From a region of the Mycolicibacterium sp. MU0050 genome:
- a CDS encoding TetR family transcriptional regulator codes for MARPNRQVERRNEILDATIALIERNDVVTLRIADVAGELGLTANAVRYYFKDMAELLSELALRSDARFYDDRRQVIEDTADPATQLALTIAAGLPTGPEDAEWRAIWRAVLAAGFELDQRSDVQGIYHRQVGLYTELLHSGAEAGAFALGSPAADVAMTLMSMEDYLGYRVVARDPALDRPTALRLMRQYAELATGARLPETD; via the coding sequence GTGGCACGCCCCAACCGCCAAGTCGAACGCCGCAACGAGATTCTGGACGCGACAATCGCTTTGATCGAGCGGAACGACGTGGTCACCCTGCGCATCGCCGATGTGGCCGGCGAGCTCGGCCTGACCGCCAACGCCGTGCGCTACTACTTCAAGGACATGGCCGAACTGCTCTCCGAGCTGGCATTGCGCTCCGATGCCCGGTTCTACGACGACCGGCGACAGGTCATCGAGGACACCGCCGATCCCGCGACCCAGCTGGCGTTGACCATCGCCGCGGGCCTGCCCACCGGACCCGAGGATGCGGAGTGGCGCGCGATCTGGCGCGCCGTCCTGGCCGCGGGCTTCGAGCTCGATCAGCGCAGCGACGTCCAGGGCATCTACCACCGCCAGGTCGGGCTGTACACCGAGCTGCTGCATTCCGGCGCCGAGGCCGGGGCCTTTGCCCTCGGTTCGCCGGCTGCCGACGTCGCGATGACGCTGATGTCGATGGAGGACTACCTCGGGTACCGCGTCGTCGCACGCGACCCGGCGCTGGACCGCCCCACCGCGCTGCGGCTGATG